The genomic region CCTGAGCTCAGCGGTCATTATGTGATAAGTATCATATCTGCTGTATATGATCAGAGTTGCATAACTTTCTTTTATCCAATATTTAGTCTAATGGAAAAGAAAGGAAAGAGAGCAAAGCAGTAAGTTGTTCCCTGAGCTCTTCTGTATTTGATGTTCTTGTTGATGGCATAGCCCAAAAACACAGCTCTCAAATCAGTGGGAAAGGAAGCATAATATTCTGTGGAGGTTTGTCAAGCCTTGTGTGCCAGTGTTGTGTCTTTCTTGTTTTAGTTCCAGGCTGCTGGTTTAGTTAGTGAGATCTTGCAGTTTTTCTTGATGACCTATTGTTTTCTTTTAATGATCTTGTAATCCTTTTGTACTCTGTCCTATCTAGTGATAATAAAATCTATACTATCTTGAGTTTTCATGCAAACAGAACAAAAAAAGAAGCATACAATTAACATGCAAGTAATAATGTCCAAGAACCAACAAAGAATGCAATTGTAGTTGAGAGTTTTCCATCCTATTCAACTGAGACTCTGAGAGGCCTTAAATTTGACCATCCCTTCCAAATATCTGTTGATAAATAATGAAATATGCAAATGGCCTTTGACCAAGATGAAGTGATAATAGTCAATTTTTTTTTTGGTTATAAAGATAGTAGTCGAGTGAGCTACCACTTCAGGGTTAGGGAGCAATTTGTAGGTATGACTCCTCCCCAAGGGATGTTTTTCACAAGTTGGGGTTCAAACCAAGGACCTCCCATTACCAGGAGAATCCTTGCAGCGTCCGCCCCACTTGCAGCCTAGCATGCTTCCACTATACCAACCCCATTGGGTAGATAATAGTCAATTTTGTCTAATCCTTTTGGAATTTTTCTGGGACAGAATGACGGCAAGAAAAAAAAGAAGCATAGGGTAACTGCATGATAGCAGTTAGAAACACAAAGCTTTCCAGCTCCAGACCAAAACTTTGTTCTATGGCAGAGAGAGAAATGATAAACTTTACATTATAGTGATAAACTTGGGTCTGTTTGCATAGTATCCAGCAGCATAGACAGAGACAACAGAGGCAAAGGCGGGAGCAGAGGTGTAATTATCTACCAATTACATTTCTCCTCAGCTTACATATTCAGTTTGTTCAAAAGCAATATGATATGTATTATAAGTCTGTGCACTGAAATTGAGAAGTACAGTTCAAGGAGAAAGAAAACTAACAGATATCAGAATGTAATTGAAGAACTTCATCATCCCCAGTAATTTTATCTCTATATAAAGTTGCTAGCTGATCCACTTATTTGATACACTATCATACTAACAAAGATGAATCAGAAACTCTTGTTATACTTTGTTCTTGTTTGAGTTAGTAAGAAGGTACACTGTGGCATACAACATTGATTTTTTGTTTTTGTTTTTGTTTTCAACTCCATATCATAGAAACTAAACTTGCATTTCTTTATTGTTTAGTCATCTTCTTTGTCTAATTCCGGTGGCCACATATAGTATGAATATCTCACATACTGTTGGAAACTACTGCATAATATGAGCTAATTAATGTTGTGCCTGCTGGTTTTATTTCAGTATGATGGGGCTATCTTGGAGCAAATCAAGAGGCTGATGAAATGGTGTTACAACAACAGGTCTGTTTTCCATGAATTGTTAAGTATAGGAGATTTGGTTAAATCATTCACATAATTGAAAGATGAACAAACTTGTATATATTACAAATGAAAGATTGTCAATAGCTTAGAATCCGAAACGGACTACATGAAGTCTATTAGCATACACTACTGGAATATCACACATTTATTGGCAAGAAGTCAACAAATAGCAGCATAAGACTCAAAAACAACATGAACAATCACAAAGTGGCCGGATTAAGCAGCAGCAGGCTAGGTAAGATAAGAATGCTCAATAAAACCCTTTAAGCCTAGAAAATTGAGGTGGTTGATTATAATTTTTTACCAGCCATCTTCTCTGTGACTTTAGCCAACGACCTCAGGTTACATCCCACAATAGTATCAGCAAACAAACAAGTATCCTCCTTGCTACTCCCGTCCGGAACATCCACCACATACGACTGAGTCACCACCGTCTTTCTCGAGCCACCCTTTTCTTCTTCCTCGTCCTCTTTATGCAGTGTAGTGATGGAGCTATAGTTTGCAAGCTTGTGATCACCACCAACAATGCTGAAGTTCATGACATGCTTGTCGTCGTCAAGCTTGTCAAGCCTCTCCATACTGCTACTCCCCGGCAAGCCGGAGCTGACCATCACCTCACGTATGCTTCCGGCGGTGCCGCCGTCGCCGGCACGTATGGTGCAGCTCTTTATGAACTGCTTGTGGGCTTGAGGGTTGTCGAATTGGCGGATAATGGACCAAACTAGAGGGAGTGGTGCGTCTATGATTTGGCTATGGCTTGAGCCACACTGGTTTGGCAAGAGGGTTTTGTTGTGGTGACCATCTTTCTTATCCATCAGAATAATGAAGATGAAGATAGCTGAATTTGAAGAAGGGATTCTACTTCTAGACTTCTAGTTCTAGTTGATCTGGCTTAACTAAGCAAAACAAAAATTTGAGGCTTGGATAGATATTTATATGAAAAATCAGAGATAGACGGTTTCTTGTTATATGGCTCTAAATATCTTGGGACTTGATGATTTTGATTCGATCTGGTGCCTGGGCGGCAAGGCTAGGGGTTTTGACAGCTCTTTCCCTGACTTTCATGGACCAGCCTCACATGAAGCTGTAAGGATCAATCATTGTTTGTACAAGTATGCATGACTAGATATATGAATTTTTATTTTTATTTAAAATTATTATAACACTTACATTTAAGTTATAAAATTACAGACGAATGAGTGTAGACAATTCTTCCATTTAAACATATATATATTGTGAATGTAACAGATCTCTAAATTAACATAAATGATCCAACATAATTTAGAAAATCAACAATCTCGTTCTTCAGAACTGATAGTGTTTTCTTGAGCATATAGTATGAGTTTCGATCTTCATATTTAGAGTCATTGAACACATTTAGCAAGCAACAAAGCATGGTAGCAAGAACCAACTAGTGGCACTGAAATCCAACCTAACTTTTCTCTGCAAATATTGTCGAAAAAAAATAACTTTTCTTTGCAAATTGGTTAGGAGGCTAGGACTAGTAGACAGTAGGATTCATCAATCCTTATCCACACCCACAACTTCCACTCACCCCTTTTTTTAATTTTTTGGTCGGTTAACCTCTATAAGGTATAAATACAGAAATGAATTTTCAACCAAATAGTATTGAATTAGCTACACAAGTCCAAAAATGGTGATGTATAGTGTTGAATATGTCTACTAGTGTTGAATATGTCTACATATAGAGATGGAGATGGTGGACACTCTTTTGTGCAGGCTCCATATCCATTGATATAAACTAAAATGCACATGGACCACATATGTGAGGAGACTTTACTTGCATTGTTTGTTCATGGCTGTCCACAGTCCACACATTGTATGCTACAAAAATAAAACACCAGGGGACACTTTTGCTATATCCTCTTGGAAGATGCAAAATGTGCTCTAAATATCTTCCATCACAAGAACTTGGGCTTTGCGGGTTATGGGCCGGTCTCTACTGGGGTGGGTCGTTAACGGGCTTTCTGCCGCGAGAAACCACTGTAAGTGGCATCGTGGTCGAGTGTTAGGTGAGGAAACTCTCAACTCGAGTTCAATTCACCAGGATGTCAAAGTGATCAGGCACTATGCTGGAATGCATAGTTAGAAAAAACTTCAGCCACATGCCTGGCAGATGAGTGTGTTTCAAAGGTTATGGACAAGTATTAACTAGCTAGGTAAAGCGGTTTATGACCCGTTACGACTCAAACAGGCCTACTACCATTCTTGCAGGCCCATGGGCTATAACGAACTTTGTCTGTGGCCCACATATTGAGACAAGTCCATATTGGTAGGCCCAATTCCTTTTCCCTCTCGAGTCTCGAGTTGCTTGATTGAGAGGAGGGTTGAATGGTAGGTCACCTGCTTCTTCCAGTCTTTGACAGCCAAGTCAAAGGCGATGAACTGCAGACGGGTACCAACGCTCACCACTGGAACCACCAACAAATATTGGTACTTAACAAACAAATAATATCAGGCACATTTACATCAAGTTGCTTTCTAGTCCCCTTTGTGAAGCTAAAACCAGATGAGACTAAAAGAACCAACAGTGATTTTAATACAAAAACTTGACTGGTAGGCTGGGATGCTAGCTGGATAGTTAGTTGTTTCAACCTTATATACATTACAATGCAGATGGATCAAACCAAACCCAACTATCACCAGTGGAAACCCAGTTTAGCAAATCATGGGTTGCCACAGAATTGAACTGGCTCTTGCATTTTTCATCTGTGCATCACTAGCTTGCTTGTCTTATAGTCTCCCTACTGAGTACTCCATAGTGGGAAGTGAAACAGTGAACTTTCCAGCTGAGGAGAGAGTGGTGGAGCTCTTTAGGCTGTGGAGGGAGAAGCACAGGAAGGTGTATAAGCATGCTGAGGAGCATGAGAAGAGGTTTGAGAATTTCAAGAGGAATCTCAGGTTTGTGTTGGAGAAACATGCACAGAAAAAGGCTGCAGCTAATAAGCATGACACTCAGAAAGTTGGGTTGAACAAGTTTGCCGATTTGAGCAATGAGGAGTTCAGGGCGATTTATATGCCGACAAAGATTCAAATGCCGATCAGCAAAAGGGAAAGAATGGCGAGGAGAATGCAGCAGCAAGCAAAAGCAGAGCTGCCAAAGGATGCTCCTTCAAGTTTGGATTGGAGGAAGAAGGGAATTGTCACTCCTATTAAGGACCAAGGCAGTTGTGGTATGTTTCAATCACTTATTTTAGTAGTTAGTCAATACATTTCAACTCAGTTATTTGATAAGTTCAAGTACTTAGTGAGAGACCACAACTTATCATTTTTCCTGTAGATTGATTTGAAGGGTGAGGACAGATGCATATGCATCTTTAGATAGTTTAGATTCAGTTGCATCGTTAGTGCTCTAAAAAGAAATTGAAGAATAGGCTCTGTCACATAAACTTTATAATTAATTATGAACAGGAAAGGTAAACAAAAGAGGAATAGGAATTCTCAACCTTACCTTAAATTCAACCAGTAAAGGAAATGAGTTCTTAGAGAAAGCCAAAATTTTGATTAGTGTTCATCCTTCATTGACTTTTTTTTTTTTTTGTTGTGTGAAGATTTCATTGACCTTCTGGTATCTATCACTTTCAAAAATCAATTCATGATCTCAAACATCACGTAGTCACATTCAGATTTTAAAAAAGATGCTTTATTTCTTATAGAGCATTTTATGAGTTAGTTGTTGAAGAAATAAAAATGTTAGGTAGTAATACAAGGTCATTGACAAAAGAGAATATAGCTTTCAGACCTGGAAATATTATATCTGACAGATTATGTCTTGGTTTACTGTTTCATTGAATAAGTAAGTTTGTTAAGCAAGTGTGAAAATTATACGGCGCACCCGGGTGTATCCACCGTCCATTTTGACCCGCCAAAAAAAAAAAAAAAAATTAAACGGTGGAGATGACGGGTGCGCCGAATAGGCTCTCAAGCAAGTGATGGTGTACAATGTTTTACCTCTTCTTTCAATTTTCGGAAACTGCCAGTTAGTAGTTGTCACATTGAACATGCTAACTTTTATGATCTATTCACAGGAAGTTGTTGGGCATTTTCTTCCACCGGAGGCATCGAAGGAATAAATGCGCTGGTCACCGGAGACCTCATTAGCCTTTCGGAGCAAGAACTTGTGGATTGTGACACTACCAACTATGGCTGTAGTGGAGGCTACATGGACTACGCCTTTGAATGGGTTATTAGCAATGGTGGCATTGACACAGAAGCTGATTATCCTTACACCAGTACCACAGGTTTTGGTGGCACCTGCAACGTCACCAAGGTTAGCTTATTACTTACATAATGTAGTTGTCTGAGACCATGCTTCATCCATTTTCCTCTGTTCTTATTTGGGTGTTTCCTTGTATCAGGAGGAAACCAAAGTTGTCACCATTGATGGCTATACAGATGTTGAAGAGACAGAGACCGGTCTTTTCAATGCTGTGCTTCAGCAACCCATTTCCGTTGGTATAGATGGCTCTACGTGGGATTTTCAACTATACTCAAGTGTAAGTCAAAAATACTGCTGTTTAGTTCACTTCAATTGTTGGCTTTGATATCTGATATGCTACCTAAGATATTGTCTAACTGAAACTCATTATGATTTGATCAGGGAATTTATGATGGTGATTGCTCTGATGATCCAAATAACATTGATCATGCCGTTCTAATAGTAGGATATGGTTCTGAAAGCGGTGAAGATTACTGGATTGTAAAGAATTCATGGGGAACTAGTTGGGGGATGGAAGGATACTTTTACCTCAGAAGGAATACCGATTTGCCATATGGGGTTTGTGCAGTCAATGCCATGGCTTCATATCCTACCAAAGAGTCATCTGCACCCACTCCTTATCCATCTCCAACTCCTCCACCACCTCCTACACCTGTCTCTCCACCACCCCCACCAGTGACACCGCCACCACCAACTCCAGTGACACCACCACCACCCTCTCCTTCTCCAAGCCAATGCGGAGACTTCTCCTATTGTCCAGCTGATGAGACATGTTGTTGCCTCTATGAATTCTTTGACTACTGCTTCATCTATGGTTGCTGTCCATATGAGAATGCGGTTTGCTGCACTGGAACCGAATACTGCTGTCCAAGTGATTACCCCATTTGCGATGTTGAGGAGGGCCTATGTCTTAAGGTATGGAAACAGTGACAGTTTTATTTCAGTTCCTTTTTTTTTTGAAAGGCAGTTTCTCTTTGTTTGTGACACAAGAAAACCAAGTATTTTTGCATTATTAGATTCAGCCTCTGGCTAGTTTATTAACTTGTCACCCTTTTTGTTATAAAGAATGGCAGAGACTACTTGGGAGTAGCTGCAAGGAAGAGAAAGATTGCCAAGCACAAGTTCCCATGGACTAAAGTAGAGCAAACCGAGAAGACATACCATCCTCTACAGTGGAAGTTGAACCGATTTGCTGCAATGCGCTAGGCACCTATTTGTTTTCCGGTGAGGTTTGAAGGTTGTTGCTACTCTTCTCTATTTAAATTAATGTCAAGCAGTCATTAGTTGACACTGCTTTAGACAATGTTCTCGTGGACATTGATTCATTGAACATATGCTGTAAGCAAAAACCAGAAACGGAAAC from Fragaria vesca subsp. vesca linkage group LG3, FraVesHawaii_1.0, whole genome shotgun sequence harbors:
- the LOC101297328 gene encoding abscisic acid receptor PYL6-like; the encoded protein is MDKKDGHHNKTLLPNQCGSSHSQIIDAPLPLVWSIIRQFDNPQAHKQFIKSCTIRAGDGGTAGSIREVMVSSGLPGSSSMERLDKLDDDKHVMNFSIVGGDHKLANYSSITTLHKEDEEEEKGGSRKTVVTQSYVVDVPDGSSKEDTCLFADTIVGCNLRSLAKVTEKMAGKKL
- the LOC101297620 gene encoding cysteine proteinase RD21a-like, coding for MGCHRIELALAFFICASLACLSYSLPTEYSIVGSETVNFPAEERVVELFRLWREKHRKVYKHAEEHEKRFENFKRNLRFVLEKHAQKKAAANKHDTQKVGLNKFADLSNEEFRAIYMPTKIQMPISKRERMARRMQQQAKAELPKDAPSSLDWRKKGIVTPIKDQGSCGSCWAFSSTGGIEGINALVTGDLISLSEQELVDCDTTNYGCSGGYMDYAFEWVISNGGIDTEADYPYTSTTGFGGTCNVTKEETKVVTIDGYTDVEETETGLFNAVLQQPISVGIDGSTWDFQLYSSGIYDGDCSDDPNNIDHAVLIVGYGSESGEDYWIVKNSWGTSWGMEGYFYLRRNTDLPYGVCAVNAMASYPTKESSAPTPYPSPTPPPPPTPVSPPPPPVTPPPPTPVTPPPPSPSPSQCGDFSYCPADETCCCLYEFFDYCFIYGCCPYENAVCCTGTEYCCPSDYPICDVEEGLCLKNGRDYLGVAARKRKIAKHKFPWTKVEQTEKTYHPLQWKLNRFAAMR